ACAACCGTGTTATGCTGTTATATTAGCATTCGTTGTATTACCTTCACCATCAATATGTACAGCAAGTAATAATGTAAACTTCAATGCTTTCAAAGATAGTATTGATACTTCACAATTCTATATAAAATTTTCAACTGGTATTGCTACTAACCACGATACATTAGAAGCTGGAATTGGTTATAGATTAGATCGGCACAGAATGGATGTAAGATTAGGATTTATGTGTCATCACAACTGTAGAGATAACTTTATTCAAGGAAATTATTATTACAATATAATTGAAGGTAACAAAGCATCAATTTTTGTTACAGGTGGCCTAGTATCAGTTTTCAATGGTGATAGCGGTACTGGTATAGACTTAGGAGTTGGTACAACAATAAACTTAGCAAGAGATACATATTTAGACATTGAATGTAGCACAATAGCTAACTATACACCACTTCCTATTTATATACGATTTGGATTGCGGGTTCACATTTAATAACTAGCAAGTTTTATAGTTAGTAATGATTAGCTCATTAACAGGATTGCGTTGTTCATTGATTGAGTATACAACTGTAACGGTATTGATATTAAAATCTTTGTATAAGTCTCTAATAAAGGCAGTATTATTATTTGAGATCATAATCTTAACACCTTTATTTGTTAATTCTTTGACAAAATCCCGTAATCTAATTTGATCTTTTTCATCAAATGGAAGTCTAGTATAGAACCGTTCTCCAGATTTATGATAAGGAGGATCAAAATAAACAAAGTCATTTTGTTGAGGCTCTATAAATGAAAAATCTGTAGCATAAATTGATACACCATGTAGAAGGCTGCTGCATTGGTTTATTCTAGATGCAATATGGAGTTTAATGTAGCATTCACCAGAAAATGTTTGAGCAGATTGTCCATTTTTGTAGACTCTATAAATTCCTCTAAAAGAATATTTATTAAGATATATAAATTTTGCGGTAATTTCATTCGGATTATTACTATATTTGTTTTTAACTTTATAATAATAATCCTTCGAATGATGTTTGTGATATAAACTCAGTAATCTATTGACCTCATTAGGATTATTTTTAACAGCATTATAGCTAGTAATTAAATCAAGATTGATGTCAGACAAAAAACATTGTTTAAAAAGATGCCTAACTTGAAAAAATAAAGCACCTCCACCAAGAAATGGTTCATAGTAATTATAGTGTGGACCTTGAGGAAGATGTTCTATTAATTTATTAACAATTCTTCGTTTACTACCAATCCAATGAAGGAAAGGCTTAGACTTATTAGCAACAGCTACTGACACATGAAGTTTAATTAATTTATGTTAGTTGAATCTCTATTGAGATTATACCAGAAAACAGCTTGTAGTGCTAGTAATAATAACGCTTACAAGGCTCTTTATGCATCCTTTTTGAATAAGATTTATTATAACTATAAGCAAGGAATGTGATAATTTCGCATCAACATTAGATTATTATGCAAAAATTTAGCCTGTAAATTAAAAGATTTTAATAGACTGGTAAAAAATATAATGCTACTCTATACCTTATATTATCTAGGTTTCAGAACTTTGATAATACTAAGCTGAAGATTAAATAGAATAAAGAGTTGAACTTTTTACTTTAATCTTCAGAAACCATTTTTTACATAAAAACAGTAGGGGAATTCTATGTCTCTTGGAAACGAAGGTCAACAGAAAAATAAAAGTATATTTAATAAAAATATACAGTCAAAACTGTTACTAAGACATCTAGCAGCTGGTGATAAAGAGCTTTTAAAACTTACACATCAAATTAAAACACTAAACTTAAATATAATAGATGTATTCAAACAGCTCAAAAGTGAGTCAGAAGATGTTAGAACACTTCAGTCCGAAATAATAGAAAATAAAAAATCAACATTAAGGGAAGCCATATGTCATATACCAATCAGCTTAGCTAACAGTTAGCTAAGCTTGCTATTTTAAATTTCTAAAAAAACAAAGTTAATAAACTTAACCATAGGAGAATAATATGGAAAATAACAATATATATTTGATTCAATATATTAGGCATATAGTAAATAACTGCAATAAAACAAAGCAGAATATAGTAGAACTAGTAGGATATAAGCAAGATGCAATAGCAAAAATAACAGATACGTTAGGCTCACTTGATGAACTAATAAATCATCTAAATGATAAAATTTGTGTATTTAGAAAAAACATAGAATCAAAGAATGTAGAACTAGAAAATTTTAGCCTACAAACCTTTGTAACGGATGCTGTTGCTAGACTAAAAGCAATTGCTGAAGATGATAGAATAGATCTAAAAAGCAATTTTCAGGCTAATATAAAAGACAGTATTATTGGAGATAGTTTACGAATAAGAGCTGTACTAAGCCAGTTAGCTGAAAGTGCTATTATACATGGCACTAAATGTACAACGATTAATATTTGTGTTCATTTATTACCTTCTAAAGATGGAAAAACAGATTCAAAAGATAAAATATTACAATTTTTAGTACAAAGCACAGGCCCTAGCATTCAGAAAGAAAAATTGCAAAAGATGAATTCTGAACTAAGCAATTCGAATTTAACAAAACATCAAGAGCTAGGACAAGGGTTGGTGTTTATAAAACAGCTTACACATCAAATGAAAGGAAATCTCAAAATAGATCAAGGAAGTAACTACATATCTTCTTCGTTTGAAGTGCCAATTCAATTATATACCTAAATTAGGATGCAACTATGCAAACGGAAGCCATATGTGATATACCAGTCAGCTTAGCTAATTGTTAGCTAAGCTTGCTATTTTAAATTTCTAAAAAAACAAAGTTAATAAACTTCACCATAGGAGAATAATGTGGAAAATAACAATAATGATCTAAATGATAAAATTTGTGTATTTAGAAAAACCATAAAATCAACGAATGTAGAACTAGCAAAATTTAGCCTACGAAAAATGCTAAATGGTACTATTGCAGCAATCAGATTAATTGCTGAAGATGAAAATATAGAGCTAAGGGAAAAAATAGGAAATGACATATACGATATTATTACTGGAGATAGGTTTCGAATAAGAGCTGTACTCACTCAGTTAGTTGGTAGTGCTATTATGCATAGTACAAATAGCAAAGTTAGAGTTAGCATTGATTTTTTGCCTCCTAAAAATGAACAATCGAATTCAAAAGATAGAATATTGAAATTTGTAGTGCATAGCGTAGGAGCTGGCATTTCAAAAAACAAATTACAAGAGATGAACTCTGAATTAAAAAAACCACACTTAATTAAGCATCAAGCATTAGATTCAGGGTTAGAACTTATCAAACATCTTACATATGAAATGAAAGGAAGCATTAAGATAGAGAGTAAAGAAGGGCATTATACAAAGTTTTTAGTCAGCATTCCGATACAAACTAGTAATTTAAATTCGCAACATTAGTCAAATGGAGAATATTATGAAAAATAAAAAAAGAATATCAATACAACAAAAGACATTTCTCAAGATGTCTGGACAATCCATATACCGCCTATTCCAGCCAAGTTAGTATCTACAGCTAAGGAAAGAAATATTTATCTTTGTACCGAAAATATGAATGAAGATAAATATATTGGAATGAAAATAAAGCTACAACAAGCGGAAGATTATCTAGAGGAAGCTGAGTCAATGAAGCAATATTGTATAGATTTGATTCAAAAAATTAAATATACGTTTGATCTTACTACTGCTAAAATCCAAGATCTAGCAGATGATCTACTATGTTGGCAAAATGATTTCAAAGAAAAGGAATATAAAACTACTAGCTTAACAAGAATACTTAATTGTGTTGCTAACCTACAAGACTGCTGTAACAGTATAGTTTACTCACTTAGAGACCAAATTGAGCTTCAAAACGTACATTTAAAAAAATTTAGCATACAAAAACTATTGAAGGATACAATTAGTTCGCTGAAAGAAATTGCTGAAGATAGAGAAATATCGCTCAGTTACAATGTTCAGGACAACATAAATGACATTGTTATTGGAGATAGTTGTCTATTGCAAACTATACTTAGTCAATTAATAAGTGGAGCTATTAGAGTTAATAAAAGCTGTAAGGTTGATGTTATAGTTATGTTATTTATTGCACCGTATCGAAAGGAAAACGAAAAAGACAAAATATTAAGATTCATAGTACGTGATAACGGAAAAGGTATTTCACAAGACAAACTACAAGAAATAAATGCAAAATTTTCTGATTTAAATTCGGCATTAGAGTATCCAGAAATATTAAACTCGAGTCTAGAATTTGCAAATTACATTGTTAACAAACTAAGTGGCAAATTAGAGATAAAGAGCGAGGCAAATAAGTTTACAGCTATTACTTGCGATATACCAGTACAACTTTTTAATTAAAAGATATGGAAGCATTTTATGAGTCATACTATAAAATCTGGAGATTTTGGTATTCAAGCAAAAGTAAATAGTAGTATTAGAGCACTGAAGCCATTCACAGAAAATAAAGGAATAAATCTTAGCTGCAACTTTAAAAATGATATAAAAGATTTAATCATTGTAAATAGTTTTCAAATACAGGCAGTACTAATACTATTAATTGGCAATGCTACTAATAGTCAATGCAGAGAAATTAGCGTTGAAGTTGATTTGCTGCCTTCTGCAAATCAAAAGACAAATTATAGAATATTACAATTAATTGTTTTTGATAACGGAATTGGAATTTCAGATGAAAAAGTGAAAAAGATAAATAATGAGCTCAGAAACTTACATATCAAAAGCTATGCAGTACTAGAATCTGAATTACTACTCGTTAAACCGTTTATACATGAAATGACTGGAAAAATTAAACTAGAAAGTAAGCAAGATCAGTATACAGCTTTCACGTGTAGTATACCTATAGAAGTTCGTTGAGAAACTGAAAATTAGAATTATTAATGGAGATGGAGGAAATAATGTTAGCATTTTTAAATTGTGAACATATCAATAAACTACTTGATAAGCTGGACTTGATTAATCATAGTGTTGATAAACGCATTAATCTTGATAAAGTTAAAAAAGCTATATTTTATGTAAAAAAATATCATGGCAATCAAAAGCGAGATACAGGAGAACCTTATTATATGCATCCATTAGAAGTAGCGCTCATGGTTGCAGACTACAGCTTTAAAACGGATACGATTATTACAGCAATACTACATGATACCATCGAAGACACAACACTAACTAAAGAAAAGATAGCAATCGAATTTAATGATAACATTGCCGAGCAAGTTCTAGCTCTTACAAGAAACAGAGGTGGTAAGAAAACCAGTTCCATGAAAATGATTCAAACATTAGTGAATCAAGATAAAGTAGAGCTATTACTAATCAAACTATTGGACCGATTGGATAATATTAAAACTATATTCATAAAGCCAGCCAAAAGAAGACAAGAAATCATACTAGAAACGCAGCAAGAATTTATACCTCTTGCTGAATACCTTAAATTACCAGAGATTGCTATAAAGCTAAATAAATACTGTGAGCGTTATGCTACCTAATAAACTAAAGTTTAATAGGTGGTTAATGTAGTGAATTGCAGAAATTAAAATTCAATAAGAGAATGTTCATATAAGTTATTTTGTTGTATAATTTAAAAAGAATAGAAAATATGAAAAACATATGCATTTATCAAGATTTCTAGATCCAAAGAATGATGTAGCATTTAAAAAGATATTTGGATCAGAAAAAAACAAGGACATACTAATACATTTTCTGAACGATATATTGTTGTTTGAAGGAAATAGAAAAATAATAGAAGTAGAGTTTTTAGGAACGATATTAGATGCAGACATAGCATCCAAAAAAGAATCAATAGTAGATGTTTTGTGTAAAGATAAAAACGGTGCGCAATATATAATAGAAATGCAAGTAGATCCTACACAAGGATTTGAAAAAAGAGCACAGTATTATGCAGCAAAGGCATATGGCAGGCAGCCAAATAGAGGAAAGGAAGGAAAATACTCAGACCTAAAGGAAGTTATATTTATAGCTATAGCAGATTATAAATTGTTTCCAAACAAAGAAGACTATATATCAAGGCATGTAATATTGGATAAAAAGACATATGAGCATGATCTAAAGGACTTTTCATTTACCTTTATAGAATTACCAAAATTTAAAAAAAATAGAGTGGAAGAGTTAAATGATATAACAGAGAAGTGGTGCTATTTTTTTAAACATGCAAAAGAAACAACATTAGATGGGTATAATAAAATAATAGGTGAAGATTTAATAATAAAAAGAGCGTATGAGGCATTAGATCAGTTTAATTGGAGTGAAGACGAACTAATAACCTATGAACAAGAGTTAAAGCGTATATGGGATAATAAAGCAGTCGAAGATTATAAACTCGAACGCGCTAAAGCTGAAGGCATAAAGCTCGGTGAGGCTAAAGGTAAAGCTGAAGGTAAAGCTGAAGCAAAAAAAGATTTTGCAATAAAATTATTGAAATCTGAATTATCAGTTGAGACAATTGCTGAATATACGGATTTATCAATACAAGAAGTATTAAATTTAAAAAATAGTGTAAAATAATAAGAAATATACAACACGAAATCTTACTTTTGATGTGTTGTATGCTACTTCTATTAGATGCTTTATATCACACTACAAGTTCTATACTATACTAAACATTGAGAAGCCTATTCTTTGGCCTCAATGTCCTTAACATGGCCGCACCATTCTTGACTTATGAACATGCGACTCTGTACCTTGATTCTAAAAATTAATCAGTTATGATGCGGAGATTGCTTTTTTTAATTTTTTTTGCAAGTTCATTTGCTAACTGGTATGCGTACACATTATCAGGATCATATTTGATAGCCAGGTTATAACTTTCCATTGCTTCTTGATGTCGCCCCAATTCATTCAAAGCAATTCCTTTATTATTGTAAGTGTATGAAACATCTGGTTTATACTTAATAGCCAAATCAAAATTCTCTATTGCCTCTTGATATTGTTTAAGTGTACATAAAGCAGCTCCTTTACTATTGTAAGCGTCTGCATAATTTGGTCTATATCGAATAGCTTGATCATAATTTTCAATTGCTTCTAGTAGCTTTTCAAGATTTTTCAAAGCATTTCCTTTAGCATGATAAGCTAGTGCAAAATCTGGTTTATACTTAATAGCTATATCATAATTTTTAATTGCCTCTTGATGGTGCCCTAATTCATTCAAAGCAATTCCTTTATTAATATAAGCTTCTACCAAATCTGGTTTATACTTAATAGCTATATCATAATTTTTAATCGCCTCTTGATGGTGCCCTAATGCCTTCAAAGACTCTCCTTTATTAACATAAGCTTCTACCAAATCTGGTTTATACTTAATAGCTACATCATAATTTTTTATTGCCTCTTGATGGTGTCCAAGTTCGCATAAAGAAACTCCTCTATTAATATAAATACCTAGATTAGTTGAATCATATTGAATAGCTTGATCATAATTTTTAATTGCTTCCTGATATTGTCCTAATTCGTCTAAAGATATTCCTTTATTAACATAAGCCTCTGCATCATCTGGTCTGTATCGAATAGCAGTATCAAAATTCTT
This genomic interval from Orientia tsutsugamushi contains the following:
- a CDS encoding DNA adenine methylase, translated to MSVAVANKSKPFLHWIGSKRRIVNKLIEHLPQGPHYNYYEPFLGGGALFFQVRHLFKQCFLSDINLDLITSYNAVKNNPNEVNRLLSLYHKHHSKDYYYKVKNKYSNNPNEITAKFIYLNKYSFRGIYRVYKNGQSAQTFSGECYIKLHIASRINQCSSLLHGVSIYATDFSFIEPQQNDFVYFDPPYHKSGERFYTRLPFDEKDQIRLRDFVKELTNKGVKIMISNNNTAFIRDLYKDFNINTVTVVYSINEQRNPVNELIITNYKTC
- a CDS encoding sensor histidine kinase, giving the protein MENNNIYLIQYIRHIVNNCNKTKQNIVELVGYKQDAIAKITDTLGSLDELINHLNDKICVFRKNIESKNVELENFSLQTFVTDAVARLKAIAEDDRIDLKSNFQANIKDSIIGDSLRIRAVLSQLAESAIIHGTKCTTINICVHLLPSKDGKTDSKDKILQFLVQSTGPSIQKEKLQKMNSELSNSNLTKHQELGQGLVFIKQLTHQMKGNLKIDQGSNYISSSFEVPIQLYT
- a CDS encoding sensor histidine kinase, translating into MENNNNDLNDKICVFRKTIKSTNVELAKFSLRKMLNGTIAAIRLIAEDENIELREKIGNDIYDIITGDRFRIRAVLTQLVGSAIMHSTNSKVRVSIDFLPPKNEQSNSKDRILKFVVHSVGAGISKNKLQEMNSELKKPHLIKHQALDSGLELIKHLTYEMKGSIKIESKEGHYTKFLVSIPIQTSNLNSQH
- a CDS encoding sensor histidine kinase gives rise to the protein MNEDKYIGMKIKLQQAEDYLEEAESMKQYCIDLIQKIKYTFDLTTAKIQDLADDLLCWQNDFKEKEYKTTSLTRILNCVANLQDCCNSIVYSLRDQIELQNVHLKKFSIQKLLKDTISSLKEIAEDREISLSYNVQDNINDIVIGDSCLLQTILSQLISGAIRVNKSCKVDVIVMLFIAPYRKENEKDKILRFIVRDNGKGISQDKLQEINAKFSDLNSALEYPEILNSSLEFANYIVNKLSGKLEIKSEANKFTAITCDIPVQLFN
- a CDS encoding ATP-binding protein; the encoded protein is MSHTIKSGDFGIQAKVNSSIRALKPFTENKGINLSCNFKNDIKDLIIVNSFQIQAVLILLIGNATNSQCREISVEVDLLPSANQKTNYRILQLIVFDNGIGISDEKVKKINNELRNLHIKSYAVLESELLLVKPFIHEMTGKIKLESKQDQYTAFTCSIPIEVR
- a CDS encoding HD domain-containing protein — its product is MLAFLNCEHINKLLDKLDLINHSVDKRINLDKVKKAIFYVKKYHGNQKRDTGEPYYMHPLEVALMVADYSFKTDTIITAILHDTIEDTTLTKEKIAIEFNDNIAEQVLALTRNRGGKKTSSMKMIQTLVNQDKVELLLIKLLDRLDNIKTIFIKPAKRRQEIILETQQEFIPLAEYLKLPEIAIKLNKYCERYAT
- a CDS encoding Rpn family recombination-promoting nuclease/putative transposase, whose product is MHLSRFLDPKNDVAFKKIFGSEKNKDILIHFLNDILLFEGNRKIIEVEFLGTILDADIASKKESIVDVLCKDKNGAQYIIEMQVDPTQGFEKRAQYYAAKAYGRQPNRGKEGKYSDLKEVIFIAIADYKLFPNKEDYISRHVILDKKTYEHDLKDFSFTFIELPKFKKNRVEELNDITEKWCYFFKHAKETTLDGYNKIIGEDLIIKRAYEALDQFNWSEDELITYEQELKRIWDNKAVEDYKLERAKAEGIKLGEAKGKAEGKAEAKKDFAIKLLKSELSVETIAEYTDLSIQEVLNLKNSVK
- a CDS encoding tetratricopeptide repeat protein translates to MLADKYFNKGNSFLKLGKYQKAIKNYDVAIKCNPDCIEAYINKGIALKELGQYQKAIEIFDTTIRYKPDLAEAYYAKGITFQELGQYQEAIKNFDTAIQYNPNDADFYMSKGIVLKELGQHQEAIKNFDTAIRYRPDDAEAYVNKGISLDELGQYQEAIKNYDQAIQYDSTNLGIYINRGVSLCELGHHQEAIKNYDVAIKYKPDLVEAYVNKGESLKALGHHQEAIKNYDIAIKYKPDLVEAYINKGIALNELGHHQEAIKNYDIAIKYKPDFALAYHAKGNALKNLEKLLEAIENYDQAIRYRPNYADAYNSKGAALCTLKQYQEAIENFDLAIKYKPDVSYTYNNKGIALNELGRHQEAMESYNLAIKYDPDNVYAYQLANELAKKIKKSNLRIITD